atttattttgattttatttctacacaaatATGGACCTACGAGTCTGAAATAAAGCTCAACgaacatgttttattgatgaATTGATTGATACAAGGAAAAACAGTAGCCCGACCAGTTTTTTTTGAAAACCACAGGTCTCCTTTAATGCAGCCTCAGGTTAAGAATCTGAGTGTAGATCTGCCTCTGTATTTTTCCGATTCTATTGAAAGTGAAATTAACAGAGATGGTATCATTTTACACATGTGGTATCAAAGTGTCTATACTTTTGGTAACCCTAGTCTCATCATGCCAAGTTTGGcggaaatcaaacaaacaaagcaaaggacgggggtgaaaacattatctccccatgtgaaaataaaacaaaattgcCTGTGCATGGCACGTGTATTACATAATTTACTGTTAGAATAATACCATAGCCCCGTTGGTGTTTCTCTTGTTGCTGTAAAGCTCAGTATATAGGGAATACTGCATATAGTGCATAGTGTATACAGTGAATACATTAGGTCACAGCTTGTGTCTCTACCTGACATAATTACAGACGCCAGACAAACTCAaggttcttctctctctctctcctgcagtcGTACTTCGTCACTGACTATGATCCCACAATCGAAGACTCCTACACAAAGCAGTGTGTGATTGACGACAGGGCGGCCAGGCTCGACAGTAAGTGCACTTTGCTGAACAAACACGAACAgcgtcaacacacacacacaaagacacacacacacacatgggctgTTTTATGTTTCTATTGCATTATATTGTACTCGAAGAACTGATCGCAAAGGTGGAATTTGCTGCaattctttgtgtgtttgtgtcatcgtgtgtgtgcacgctctcTAGTCCTCGACACGGCTGGACAGGAAGAGTTTGGAGCCATGAGAGAACAATACATGAGGACGGGGGAGGGCTTCCTGCTCGTCTTCTCCGTCACTGACAGAGGAAGGTGAGTGACAGTTCTCGTCATGTGCAaactcgacacacacacacacacacacacacacacacacacacacacacacacacacacacacacacacacacacacacacacacacacaccttttctctctgttaacACACCTCTGTTTACTGTTCACAGttactcactctctctctctctctcaccccctcctcgGCCTCTCACTCCACATTTTGCTCTGATACTCTCACTTGTTGCCCCCTGTGCTTCCGGGCCCcctttgctgttgctgttgttgtcatCTTTTGTTCTTAACACTTCCTCTCTCGTCCTGCTCTCTTGAATTTACTCATACCTTAGCTTTCTATTTAAAGCTGCTGAAACAACAGTACTGTATGTGGACTGGTGCAGAAATATCTTCAGTTATGTGTAAAATGTAGGatacacatacaaatattttatttctctcttaaaTCTATTCAGTGTGTCAGGCTGAATTTTAAGGgaattcaaataaaagtttctATGTGACGTATTGGTACAatatgtgttatttatttaaagcttACTTAAATTCTTACACATTATATACTGTTATCTATAAGATTTTGGCCCTGTTGGATTTTGCGACAGCGgtggtaaccatggtaacagcaagTGTGGCTTAATACCACAGCTACTACTTTGTCAGAGAGACATTGAAGCAGCAACTGGTCTTTGCACCACCAAGACATGGCTTGTTTTAATAAAGCAAAGAGAGCGAGCAGTAAACAGTGAAGCTGTTGTCAATGAGATAAAGTTATGTCAGTTTGTATGCATGAGTTGTTTCTCAGAGAACTTCTTTATGTAACCAATCGTTCAGATCCTAAAACCATAAACAGAGGATAATATAACTTTAtggggaaataaaagcagaaaactaTATCATCAGGAGATTTTTCTTAATATAAATGTGATTGTCAGTCATTTTACTGACACTATCAAGACTTAAATCACCTTGAAGATATTTTTCAGGTTACACTGTATTGTATTCTTCTTGTAGTGAGTCCGTCACGCCccatcctctctgtctttgtgtcccTGCCCAGCAGTGCAGTGAGCTGCCGTCCCCTGCCCCCACCCACTGTTTAGATTGTAAACactctttccttcctccattTATATTAGTCAAGTCCTTCCAGATTTACTATGTGCTCACCAGGCTGTCTGTGGGCCTGCGGCTGTCGCAGTCTTACTCCGactttttccttcttctcccaGATTCACATTTTTTTGGTTTACTTTTTGGTTGAAAAAGTGCACATGACATTTATATTATAGTCGCACAATGATAAGGTCAGTGCACTGAGAGAAATAAATGTCATGTTCCTGTAATAGTGAGGCTGATGTTTCCTCTTTGCTGACATGTTCAACCCTTCAGTCTGATTCACAGCAATGATAATAACCCCcaacttctgtttgtttttgtcatttgtttggAAGTCTGACACATGCATTCAGTTTCCGATAAATCTGTGCATCCATATGTAGATAACATCATAACCTGTGTAAGAAAAACACACCATAAAACCATGTATCATGTTTTTACAGCTTTGAAGAAATCTACAAATTCCAAAGACAGATTCTCCGAGTCAAAGACAGAGATGAATTCCCGATGATCCTCGTAGGAAACAAAGCAGATCTGGAGCCACAGAGACAAGTAAGTCCAACACAGATCTGAACCCACCGACTGACGAACACACACCCAGTGTGATCGTCTGAGGAGATAAGGATTCACATTTGCATACTTCAAAGTGGAAGCGAGCGCTGCAGCTGCAGATAGCTGCTCAGATTCAACAGGATGTGAGTGAAGGAATAAAAGAGCGGCTGTAGGCATTGTGGTGTCtggaggaggggaggatggATGTATGAAAAGGGAGTgtgatgaaatgatgaatttTCTGGCTGTTGGGCCTGTTGGTGTGTGAGTCGCTTGTCACTTCTTCACTTCTTGCAGTGAATCAACACCTCCCTCTTGTGGTGAAATGGAGCCGCTTACAGACTCAATGGATTTTAGCCATTGGAATCAGATTTTAGAAAACTTGGGATGGTTTATTACTTATAAATTTTTTATGATTAAGATGTTCAAGTTCTATAGTTGAAGTTTAAATTActataagtaaataaaaacctgctccCATGTTGATAATTTCCAATGtgcaacatttacaaaatatgtaCATCTAAAATGAAATTCTATCATTGAGCTGAGATCAAGATACTAAAGGAGCCATAGTTCCAGCAGCTGTCAACTTTTAGAAGATGGCTTTTTTCTTTATATGGTCGTTCTCAGCcttaaaagaaagtgaacataCATCAATTAGTCAAAGGAGCAGTTCAGCTCACTCCTGTGTTTCATGAGGGATTGTGGAAAGTGCTTTTTACATGTGTTGGAGCTCAGGTGACATTCAGcctgttcttctttttttcctcaggtAACCCAGGAGGAGGGCCAGCAGCTGGCCAGACAACTGAAGGTCACCTATATGGAGGCTTCAGCCAAAATCCGCTTGAACGTAGACCAAGCTTTCCATGAGCTGGTTAGGGTAATCAGGTGGGTGGTTGGTAAAAGCACAGTTTACACATTGTTTTCACACGTGGATCTTTCAGTCTTTCAAACCCTACTGTGATAAATATCCCAGATCACGGTAAAACCTTTGCACATATTGCTGTTAGACTGAATATGACATGTCGGGGGTTTGAATTGAAATGCACCTGGTTTATGTTCAGCCATGAACAGTTGTTGCACTTCATTCCCCACGACTGTGTCTCCTTTAGCTCTCAGCATGAAGTGTCGTCTAAATAATCGTAAGATAAGATGAATCCTCAAATATAGTATAGTAGTATATAGTACAATAGAGTAAAAAATGTACGTATTAAGTCTGAAAAGTataagtgaaataaaaagtatattaGAAGTGTACATGAAATGATTAAGTTTATACAGAATAAATGTAGAACCAGTGCACTTGAACCTCGCCCACTTCGAACCAGCGCACACAGAGATCTACGAGGATCAACCAAAACGGTTCTAAATTTGGTTGAACACTTGTGTTTTTAGAGCAGAGAGAAGTTGAGTTTTCCATTTGTCatttatgtttgaaaaacaaacatctttctCTCCCATCTCTCAGGAAATTCCAAGAACAGGAATGTCCACCGTCGCCAGAACCAAcgagaaaagagaaagacaagagcGGCTGCCATTGTGTGATCGTCTGAGTCGGCCTTATCACTGTATCTCATGCAGCTACTCTCGACCACCCCGCCCACTCTGCCTGACATCACATCCCTCAGAGGATGACTGACCGCTGCCTTCTCCACGTGCATGACTCCAGACAGCCTTTTCTGAGATACTCTGACCAGGAACTGCTGTCCAGGACATCACTATGGACAACTGGCAATGCCAAAATTTTAACACCACTCTACCTTCAGCCGTAATCTAATCCACTTGAGAGAGTCCCAACACTAAACATTGCCTTCTAAATCAGCCTGACAAATTAACGTTTTTTGTACTCTGAAGGACTTCTCTTGCCTTGTAGTGACATTTGTACCTGCTACCGAGATTGAATGAAAATTATATATCTAGAATGTTAATGACTTTCTTTAGTTTCCAGAGTCTGATCAGAGCAGAGAGATTATCTTATGAAGCTTTGTGTATGTTGTGCCATATCCACCTTTACTCCCATGTGCTAATCTGCTACTGTACATACGTGACATTTGTTGTGATTTTCAAAGTGTATTTCTAATGACTTATTAAATCACCACAGTACAGTGTGTGAGGTTGAGTTTGGTTTTACACATATGAAAGTGAATATATATAAggatgtatataaatataataccTAGACGGCCCTTAAAGCTACAATGATGGAACTTTCTACCGTTCTGCAGTGGATTCTTTACTTTGTCTGTGGTCTCTGCTTGTGTCTCAGTTGCCAAATGTGGAGTGTCTACTgtatcagattttcttttttaagtctTATAGATAGAAGAGTTTTATCCTACGCCATCGCCTCAGTGAACCGAAAGAAATGAGTCTGAAATTCTTTGTGACAACTCTGCGTTGTTTCAGTTCTCTAAGAAGCAGCtgaggggaaaaaggaaaaagatcaAAACACTGAACGCTCTTCGCTCTACATTCAACCTCTGACAAATCCATTTCTTGCAAATCAAGAAGCTTTCAGTTTAGTTCAGATCATTCCAATGTCACGCATCACTTCTGTCAAACATTTAGTCGACAATTTCACTGTTCTTTCATTCCAATAACACAGTGgcaatgtatttgttttgtctccttGAATTATTCTGTTACACAacttttttgttaaattttttAACCCAATGGTCTGCTAGTGGGAAACCAGGACACGAGGAAGCACtgagatgaaaaagagaaaagaaaacaatctgtCTCCTCCGGGTCATGAACTCAGCAGACCTGCCACCTGTGGAGTCGTCATCGCCGCAGACGCCACGATACTGTTCTGCCTTCCCTCGCCACTTCTGTACTTCTGTTCGGGCgtaatacagtaaaaaaaagtactgcagtttgttttttcatatcCTTGTCTTGTAATATGAACAGGAAAATCAGATGATGGAAGTAATGGACTTGATTAAATGTTTCTACTCTACTTTTATACATTATTTTCTTATCAATCTAGTTATTAagtatttttatatgtttataagTGAATACATGTTCACAGCTCGgctgtgtatatatgtaaagAGGAATATTCAATTCTCTTTATTTGAAACTGAAGATGACTGTTGGCCCAAATCTAcaaaattagattttctttcacCCAAATGTGACCAAGAATGTTTTTTCCTTATCGTGGCTTTAGTAATGGAGTATTGATATTTATCTGGAGGGGGATTACCACCAGCTCAGTGCAACATGCCAGATCAGATGGGAGATAGAAAAGATTCTGGTATTTACATGGGAGCTTTATACCACACTAATCAATTATTACAGATTCTGAGATTTAACCATTTACCATCTCATCGCAAATCCTAGTGTAcatccaaatcaaaatgttttaaattttctttttcttccttatCAGTGTCTTTTGCCCTGTGTAGAGCTTTTTGGTgctaaaataaaatctgtcattGAGCCAGATGGGGTAGAGAATCTTTCTTTTCGAGATTCAAAAAGCTGCACAGGATTCGAGAAATCCATGTGCTCTCCCATCGTTATTCCCAGTGGGACTCCAACTGGTTTCTCATCAATATGACCACTCACATCTTAGAAAACGATTGTCAAAAAAACCATTTCTGAACTATTTAATGATTCAGGTTTTTTTATACACTCTTTACGGACCAGTTGTTGTGACCGGGACACAACTGCACGTCGCTCTTTGGGTGCTGCTTGTTCTCTTTTTGCTTTTGGACCACATATATTGAAATTTATTGAAAAGATTTTTTTGTGATATTGCTGAATTTCGCTGCCACGGTGTAAAACCTTCCAAATACAGGAGAAATATGccctttgtttcctctgctgactatgtataaacacacatgccTGCAATCTTCATCTGCCTGTTCTACATTTGAGCCTTCGAGAGCAAACAAATTCAGCGATCACagtttattatataaattatatcagAATACATAACCCCCTCCCATATATCAATTTCTCTTGTTATATCAGCGCAATGTTGTCATTATTAAGACAACAAAAAATGCTTTCTGCAATGAACAGATTGTGATTGAAAAGAATAACTATAATGGGAATGGataaaaatgaagataaaaccAAAAGTCCATTAGGGTCTTTAAAGTAACAGTGCTAGTATTGGTCTGGTGCAAAGAAAACGTCTGGGCTTTAGTACAAAACACTATATAAGGCTAATTCCCATTGTCACATATTCAACAAAGTAAATCCATCTATACATTGTGCTAACCATAAtcagcattttattgttttgtgtttgtgacatttAATAATTAGTTAAGTACTGTTGCCCACAACCCATACAAGAAAAGCAGTAtagaagatggatggatggatggatggcattgtttatgtattttgtgACAGTAGACATCCTATGgtaatgtttgaaaatgtaGATGTGACTCATCACACATGAGTCACATCTAAAAGACTACAGGCTTCAAAAGGCTACAGAATGTTCCGATGTGATCTTTGCTCCATAAAAATGACCACGGATCGAGAAAAGGTTAATTTAGTGGAGAACAGGCGTCCTTCAGCTTCTGCTGTGATAAAGACAGACGAGGGAATTAGTCAAGTATGAGAAGGTTGAAAAAAACTC
This genomic stretch from Hippoglossus hippoglossus isolate fHipHip1 chromosome 3, fHipHip1.pri, whole genome shotgun sequence harbors:
- the rras2 gene encoding ras-related protein R-Ras2, yielding MAGWKDGSVQEKYRLVVVGGGGVGKSALTIQFIQSYFVTDYDPTIEDSYTKQCVIDDRAARLDILDTAGQEEFGAMREQYMRTGEGFLLVFSVTDRGSFEEIYKFQRQILRVKDRDEFPMILVGNKADLEPQRQVTQEEGQQLARQLKVTYMEASAKIRLNVDQAFHELVRVIRKFQEQECPPSPEPTRKEKDKSGCHCVIV